One genomic window of Piliocolobus tephrosceles isolate RC106 chromosome 19, ASM277652v3, whole genome shotgun sequence includes the following:
- the LOC113219530 gene encoding protein PRR14L-like isoform X1 — MLSSGVETQPVPLDSSMSAVVQELYSELPVSVSRELHADPEPSVIPNVKPGASSPLLSQSRALPLELQRTRVESCCEETYETLDPGSEPGRCGLVDSTAGDSVASGILDRAKRSKSMEPKVFRDPRGQAEIVREPSEGAKEDLHQHSTATEEKISPSQEDLLMQSSKELLHVDLPEDFLRSKEGNVQITAEILLKSTEVQSVKVNGTKTDNNEGHKNGNVSKDLSAGCSEFPEVDKIMNSDEVSETTTLVTPEPLTFVDPVLTEATPKEKECEELKSCPWSSLPGSGAISNVDNGKEELCKLNLVCEADDNHQKIHGHHNEQPSSTRDSPTATSPLKENSEVSCFTSDLSGPESRTISLENWGFEGGGLLKRSAEKTDNCYFYRGDDQGKNLASREENEEQLLIPRSERGGPFLINAREPEKEISGGGSGEKEPVVSPKENIHNDCCIQDSLHTRRSSSLMPNFFTEATEVMLNKSDLKITLHIQGNLTNLEDHKETSTNMSHPGGHSEESSFSSLMQIEEAEQTTPIEPNVLSKSFYTKDCNSLVSIQRNLESNTQLNEASCNDFLFERKSIVSLMPEDQISPVSEILKPKKGTALLPPSPEFHHRPESEKVIQTSHDDIPLLDEQSIACEMNELSCTNELVVNKVENECVLNQQVSLNSQDHAKLPTDSLLHLNKEMPLATGRDAHQSHHPPLEGGADVIADIHTIPVQTKVKDISPPGNQTCGASSNSPTLNIKPGSLERKKEMADSGTKALHSMLRSNKREAAGFPQVVSVIECHSVQSQDISNCHCVRKNASEENMCSACAAFKSSKISLQVDNSLITKYENAFQHRAHQCQGTGHSVEKSSCKVSYTSEEREFDGRETNGSLPGDKIETNGSLPGDKIRNKMTAGLLNSGISNKTIHTSSNIKLIEEGLEGKEQDVSKETVFCKYNISDHAIQELNQTVNIPSPEKVLDQSPTVTFSSFKNVKAVETLDQKADEVLDCQSNQNRPDECKSEGQSAKETLGSDHRETVTEPHEEVNHNQKDLLVSSGSNNSLPCGSPKKGSLKGAFVKMSGCDESTEGVVDIVYTDCSNKLTEGVLDVKASNPLDCGARQEKLAFQEDSRSTLSQRELDAAAAHTGTTGQDSDFPVTAASTVDFLKIKSCEENVCRSLKDCEMEKCSDSCAHEMESVADHEPNKIILGRVNMSLNDTHYGQQNKGTSLRETQEMTEGSRLELNSEFGKESTFGISSKELMSCHDVSSVSLRSLKSIEIMSSQENSETNINSEETDLKNLCKPKDGEMLCENVKDCTVFPEMKERVSRDRSNSSDTDSICTCVEKNARKACHSHENFSDRHLPLTVKTEIKVKEETEEHQRGLLGDLTVGEQSEEMVTREAGNGDHMSNISQTHVKCQRMLNHAEKQQSPEVLDYMLQKEEKYIHQQKAHTVSEQCISSSLFLDDAQNKNQAKVGKDESTTMNEITLAKLAKDNIVAQTQKLKDQKEESLHHPLKKDIESCTSPCLLGAPRKAEDPSSAGCDQIHGAFAKKGMLPLKKQPHRTCKKVSCQEQTIVGRKIGKIRSSAFLKSSSNAVPTKAHRLLSLCTLSASTQLEPETAPTKSLISHIPKQTATPCHPLRSLNFRKTTKESALLNKLSILASKLAPAMKTQKLRYRRSSSELLPMAKSYKRLRYKRLLDGFSSNTEQLNPYLAASGWDKRPNSKPVALYSLESIKMTFIDLSNKMPSLLFGSEIFPVSFHVKSSSSDCTTESSRTFPEHCAPASLALGEALQCPSQPPKWTFSFFLSHGCPGMATFREDTGLHSQTHTQAPPQPPAPLQDYGGTAIVQTRADCSVLGLHTLLALCSPGCYRIWTKKRSFSSHMPTMQRLFMTQFTQGLKGLRSPASIADKVFCSLPYSVGRVLSIWSQHGPSACSFEISSLHSTHCKRQPSLGTTSSHTMLPYVPLPGMEATYNTSGSQTRLEPPFPALVPKSCLVAESAVSKLLLSASEFQVPGLDELDGVKAACPCPQSSPPEQKEAEPEKRPKKVSQIRIRKTIPRPDPNLTPMGLPRPKRRATGNDRQEVRLPLRA, encoded by the exons GAGGATCTCCTGATGCAGTCCAGCAAAGAACTTTTACATGTGGACCTCCCTGAAGATTTTCTAAGGAGCAAAG AAGGAAATGTACAGATTACAGCTGAAATTCTGCTAAAATCCACTGAAGTACAAAGTGTGAAGGTCAATGGGACTAAGACGGATAATAATGAAGGACACAAAAATGGCAATGTGAGTAAAGATCTCTCAGCTGGATGCAGCGAATTCCCAGAAGTAGACAAAATCATGAACAGTGATGAGGTTTCAGAAACCACCACATTAGTTACCCCAGAACCTTTAACCTTTGTGGACCCTGTATTAACAGAAGCAACtcctaaagaaaaagaatgtgaagAATTAAAAAGTTGTCCTTGGTCGTCATTACCAGGAAGCGGTGCCATTTCTAATGTGGACAATGGGAAGGAAGAGCTGTGTAAACTAAACCTTGTCTGTGAAGCAGATGACAATCACCAAAAGATTCATGGACACCATAATGAACAACCCAGTTCTACACGTGATAGTCCCACAGCCACAAGCCCCTTGAAAGAAAATTCTGAAGTTTCATGTTTCACATCAGACTTGTCTGGTCCAGAGTCCAGAACAATATCCTTAGAAAACTGGGGTTTTGAAGGTGGTGGTTTGCTAAAAAGATCTGCTGAAAAGACAgacaattgttatttttatagggGGGACGATCAAGGGAAGAACTTGGCTtctagagaagaaaatgaagaacagcTTTTGATTCCCAGGAGTGAAAGAGGTGGACCTTTTCTTATTAATGCCAGGGAACCAGAAAAGGAGATTAGTGGTGGTGGTTCTGGTGAAAAAGAGCCTGTTGTTTCTCCAAAGGAAAATATCCACAATGACTGTTGCATTCAAGACAGTCTCCATACAAGGAGATCTAGTTCATTAATGCCCAATTTTTTTACTGAAGCCACAGAagtaatgttaaataaaagtgatttGAAAATTACTTTACACATTCAAGGTAACTTGACAAACCTTGAGGACCATAAAGAAACTTCTACTAATATGAGCCATCCAGGTGGACACTCTGAAGAAAGCAGTTTTTCCTCTTTGATGCAGATTGAAGAGGCAGAACAGACAACCCCTATAGAGCCCAATGTATTAAGTAAATCTTTTTACACTAAAGACTGTAACTCCTTAGTCAGCATCCAGAGAAATCTGGAAAGCAACACCCAGTTAAATGAAGCATCATGTAATGATTTTCTGTTTGAAAGAAAATCCATTGTGAGTTTAATGCCAGAGGATCAGATAAGTCCTGTAAGTGAGATATTAAAACCCAAGAAAGGTACTGCACTGTTGCCACCATCCCCAGAATTTCATCACAGACCTGAGTCAGAAAAAGTTATACAGACCTCACATGATGATATTCCACTTTTAGATGAACAGAGCATagcctgtgagatgaatgaacttTCTTGTACCAATGAATTGGTTGTaaacaaagtagaaaatgaaTGTGTTTTAAATCAACAAGTGTCCCTTAATTCTCAAGACCATGCAAAGTTGCCAACTGACTCTCTACTTCATTTAAACAAGGAGATGCCTTTAGCAACAGGCAGAGATGCCCATCAGAGCCATCATCCTCCATTAGAGGGTGGAGCAGATGTCATTGCTGATATACATACCATTCCCGTTCAGACAAAAGTGAAAGACATCTCTCCACCAGGTAACCAAACCTGTGGTGCCTCTTCAAACAGTCCCACCTTAAACATCAAACCAGGAAgcctagagagaaaaaaagaaatggctgaTTCAGGAACAAAAGCTCTACATTCCATGCTTCGCTCAAATAAGAGAGAAGCAGCTGGCTTTCCTCAAGTGGTCTCTGTCATAGAATGTCACAGTGTTCAATCTCAGGATATCTCTAACTGTCATTGTGTAAGAAAAAATGCATCCGAAGAAAACATGTGTTCTGCTTGTGCTGCTTTCAAGTCCAGCAAAATCAGCCTGCAAGTTGATAACTCTTTgataacaaaatatgaaaatgcatTTCAGCACCGTGCTCACCAGTGCCAAGGAACAGGACACTCTGTGGAGAAAAGCAGCTGTAAAGTGAGTTATACATCAGAGGAAAGGGAATTTGATGGGAGAGAAACGAATGGCAGCCTTCCAGGAGATAAGATAGAAACGAATGGCAGCCTTCCAGGAGATAAGATCAGAAACAAAATGACAGCAGGCTTGTTAAATAGTGGAATTTCAAACAAAACCATTCACACCTCCAGTAACATCAAACTCATTGAGGAAGGGCTGGAAGGAAAGGAGCAGGATGTATCCAAAGAAACTGTATTTTGTAAGTATAACATCTCTGATCATGCTATACAAGAACTTAACCAGACTGTAAACATTCCAAGTCCTGAAAAAGTGTTGGACCAGTCTCCTACTGTTAcgttttccagttttaaaaacgTAAAAGCAGTTGAAACTCTGGATCAGAAGGCAGATGAAGTTCTTGATTGtcagagtaaccaaaacagaccAGATGAATGCAAAAGTGAAGGTCAGTCAGCCAAGGAGACACTAGGTAGTGACCACAGAGAGACTGTCACCGAGCCTCATGAGGAGGTAAACCACAACCAAAAGGATCTGCTGGTCAGCTCAGGCAGTAATAACTCACTACCTTGTGGTAGTCCAAAGAAAGGCAGTTTGAAAGGAGCCTTTGTCAAGATGTCTGGTTGTGATGAGTCCACAGAAGGTGTGGTAGACATCGTCTACACGGACTGTAGTAATAAGCTTACAGAAGGTGTGCTGGACGTGAAGGCATCTAATCCACTGGATTGTGGTGCAAGGCAAGAGAAACTGGCATTCCAAGAGGACTCAAGGAGTACCTTGTCTCAGAGAGAACTGGATGCTGCAGCTGCACATACAGGAACAACTGGCCAGGACTCAGATTTCCCAGTTACTGCTGCTTCTACAGTggactttctcaaaataaaatcatgtgaAGAAAACGTATGCAGATCTTTAAAAGACTGTGAAATGGAAAAGTGTTCAGACTCTTGTGCCCATGAGATGGAGTCTGTTGCAGATCATgaaccaaataaaataatattgggCAGAGTAAATATGTCTTTAAATGATACCCATTATGGACAGCAAAATAAAGGAACATCTCTCAGAGAAACACAAGAAATGACTGAAGGATCAAGACTAGAACTAAACTCTGAGTTTGGCAAAGAAAGTACCTTTGGAATTTCCTCAAAAGAGTTGATGTCTTGCCATGATGTAAGCTCTGTTTCCCTAAGAAGCCTGAAATCAATTGAAATAATGTCTTCTCAAGAAAATTCAGAAACTAATATTAATAGTGAAGAAACTGACCTGAAAAATCTGTGTAAACCAAAAGATGGTGAAATGCTTTGTGAAAATGTAAAGGACTGCACAGTCTTTCCTGAGATGAAGGAAAGAGTATCAAGAGATAGGAGTAATTCTAGTGACACAGACAGCATATGTACCTGTGTGGAAAAGAATGCTCGCAAAGCTTGCCACTCTCACGAGAATTTCTCTGACAGGCATTTGCCTTTGAcagtgaaaacagaaattaaagtgaAAGAAGAGACCGAAGAGCATCAGAGGGGACTGCTGGGTGACTTAACTGTTGGGGAGCAATCTGAGGAGATGGTTACCAGAGAAGCTGGCAATGGCGATCATATGAGCAACATCTCTCAGACCCATGTTAAATGCCAGAGGATGCTTAATCATGCTGAAAAACAGCAGAGCCCTGAGGTTTTGGACTATATGttgcagaaagaagagaaatatatacATCAACAAAAAGCACATACAGTATCAGAACAATGCATATCATCTAGTCTGTTTTTAGATGATGCACAAAATAAGAACCAAGCCAAGGTTGGCAAAGATGAGTCCACCACGATGAATGAAATCACCCTAGCAAAGCTGGCCAAGGACAACATTGTGGCACAGACTCAGAAGTTAAAAGACCAGAAGGAGGAAAGCTTACATCATCCATTAAAGAAGGACATTGAGTCATGCACAAGTCCTTGCCTTCTTGGTGCCCCTCGGAAAGCAGAGGACCCCTCCTCTGCTGGGTGTGATCAAATACATGGTGCCTTTGCGAAGAAAGGAATGCTTCCGTTAAAGAAGCAGCCCCATCGAACTTGTAAGAAAGTTTCCTGTCAGGAGCAAACCATTGTGGGGAGAAAAATAGGTAAAATCAGAAGTTCTGCCTTTTTAAAGAGTTCCTCCAATGCCGTCCCCACAAAAGCACACAGACTTCTCAGTTTGTGCACTCTGTCTGCATCTACACAATTAGAACCTGAAACAGCACCTACCAAGAGCTTGATTAGTCACATACCAAAGCAGACGGCTACACCGTGCCATCCCTTGAGGAGCCTGAATTTTAGGAAGACTACCAAAGAATCAGCCTTACTAAACAAGCTGTCCATCCTTGCCTCCAAACTGGCCCCAGCCATGAAGACTCAGAAACTAAGATACCGACGGAGTTCCTCTGAACTTCTTCCAATGGCTAAAAGCTACAAGCGCCTCAGATATAAAAGGCTCCTGGATGGATTTTCATCCAACACAGAACAGCTGAATCCATATTTGGCAGCTAGTGGATGGGATAAGAGGCCTAACAGTAAGCCCGTGGCACTTTATTCTCTCGAATCCATCAAGATGACCTTCATAGATTTGAGCAACAAGATGCCGTCCCTGCTGTTTGGTTCTGAAATCTTCCCAGTATCCTTTCATGTAAAATCATCCAGCTCAGATTGCACGACTGAGTCCTCAAGGACTTTTCCTGAGCACTGTGCTCCGGCAAGTCTTGCCTTAGGAGAGGCCCTCCAGtgcccgtctcaacctcccaagtggaccttttctttcttcttgtcccACGGTTGCCCTGGGATGGCCACATTCAGGGAAGACACTGGCCTCCATAGTCAGACCCACACTCAggctcctccccagcctccagctcctctCCAAGACTATGGAGGCACTGCCATAGTCCAGACCAGAGCAGACTGCTCTGTCCTTGGCCTTCACACACTTCTAGCACTTTGTTCCCCAGGATGTTACCGAATCTGGACAAAAAAACGGAGCTTCTCCAGCCACATGCCTACCATGCAGAGGCTCTTCATGACCCAGTTTACACAGGGCTTGAAAGGGTTACGGTCTCCAGCCTCCATAGCAGACAAAGTCTTCTGTTCTCTACCCTACTCGGTGGGCAGAGTCCTATCCATTTGGAGCCAGCATGGGCCTTCTGCCTGCTCCTTCGAAATCTCTTCTCTTcattccactcactgcaagcgGCAACCAAGTCTGGGTACCACAAGCAG CCACACCATGTTACCATATGTGCCTCTTCCAGGCATGGAAGCTACATATAACACCAGCGGCAGTCAAACAAG GCTGGAGCCTCCATTCCCTGCCTTGGTACCAAAGTCTTGCTTGGTAGCAGAATCAGCTGTCAGCAAGCTCCTGCTTTCAGCCTCTGAGTTCCAGGTTCCTGGATTGGATGAGCTGGATGGTGTGAAAGCAGCATGCCCCTGCCCACAGAGCAGCCCTCCAGAACAGAAAGAG GCTGAGCCAGAGAAGAGGCCAAAGAAAGTCTCACAGATTCGCATCCGGAAAACCATTCCTAGACCAGATCCTAATCTTACCCCCATGGGCCTTCCTCGACCCAAAAG